One region of Ardenticatenales bacterium genomic DNA includes:
- a CDS encoding N-acetyltransferase: MSHQNVRIHPTADVSSQAEIGAGTVIWHQAQVRERAIIGGNCILGKGVYVDFDVHLGDHCKLQNGVFVYHPAVVEAGVFLGPGVIVTNDKRPRAVNPDMTLKTDADWEVLPVWIGTGASVGAGAVLLPGVRIGRWAMVGAGSIVTRDVPDYGLVLGNPARLVGYVCPCGARLTQQGGAYVCPACGTKTFPEAESFQEDE, encoded by the coding sequence ATGTCCCACCAAAACGTCCGCATTCATCCCACCGCCGATGTATCATCGCAGGCCGAAATTGGCGCGGGAACCGTCATCTGGCATCAGGCACAGGTGCGGGAACGAGCCATCATTGGCGGCAACTGCATATTAGGCAAGGGCGTCTACGTCGATTTTGATGTACACCTGGGAGACCATTGCAAACTGCAAAATGGCGTCTTCGTTTATCATCCCGCCGTTGTTGAGGCCGGCGTCTTCCTGGGGCCGGGCGTCATCGTCACCAACGATAAGCGCCCGCGCGCGGTGAACCCAGACATGACCTTAAAAACGGACGCGGATTGGGAAGTATTGCCGGTGTGGATCGGGACGGGAGCATCCGTCGGAGCCGGGGCGGTGCTGCTGCCCGGCGTGCGCATCGGGCGGTGGGCGATGGTGGGAGCAGGCAGCATCGTCACGCGGGATGTGCCGGATTATGGCCTGGTGCTGGGCAATCCCGCCCGGCTCGTCGGCTACGTCTGCCCCTGCGGCGCGCGCCTGACGCAGCAAGGCGGGGCATACGTCTGCCCCGCCTGTGGTACAAAAACCTTCCCGGAAGCGGAGAGCTTCCAGGAAGATGAGTGA
- the udk gene encoding uridine kinase — protein MTHPQPIIFGVAGGTASGKTTIARSILEAIGTSQIAYLPHDAYYRDMPQLSLEARVRQNYDHPDSFETDLLIAHVRKLLRWQSVHIPVYDFAQYRRTPRTVLVEPAPVVLIDGILIFTNAELRQLMDVKIYVDTDADVRFIRRLKRDMEERGRSLDSIINQYLQTVRLMHLEFVEPSKRYADVIIPEGGLNRVATDMVVSRLQALLRARDQQPTAN, from the coding sequence ATGACACACCCCCAGCCCATCATCTTTGGCGTCGCGGGCGGCACCGCTTCCGGCAAAACGACCATCGCCCGATCCATCCTGGAGGCCATTGGCACATCCCAGATCGCCTACCTTCCCCACGACGCCTACTACCGCGACATGCCCCAATTGTCGCTGGAAGCGCGCGTGCGGCAAAACTACGACCATCCCGATTCATTTGAAACGGATTTATTGATCGCCCACGTGCGGAAGCTTCTCCGTTGGCAATCCGTTCACATCCCCGTCTATGATTTTGCCCAATATCGGCGCACGCCAAGAACGGTTCTCGTTGAACCGGCTCCCGTCGTTCTCATTGATGGCATCCTCATCTTCACCAACGCGGAACTCCGCCAATTGATGGACGTCAAAATTTACGTAGACACGGATGCCGACGTGCGCTTCATTCGGCGCTTGAAACGGGACATGGAGGAGCGGGGCCGGTCGCTTGATTCCATCATCAACCAATATCTACAAACCGTGCGCCTCATGCACCTCGAATTCGTCGAACCAAGTAAACGGTACGCCGACGTGATCATTCCCGAAGGTGGCCTGAACCGCGTGGCGACGGACATGGTCGTCTCCCGCCTGCAGGCGCTCTTGCGCGCGCGCGACCAACAACCAACCGCCAACTGA
- a CDS encoding DNA-3-methyladenine glycosylase I, with translation MNNLNRCDWCGDDLLYVRYHDEEWGVPVYDDQLLFAKLILDGAQAGLSWITILRKRENYWRAFDNFDPEKIARYDDKKVAELMGNAGIVRNRLKINGAIKNARGYLDIMETEGSFSDFLWQFVDGKPIQNEWRALEELPAFTPHATAMSKTLKKRGFTFVGPTICYAFMQAVGLCNDHLVTCFRHEECKVLSP, from the coding sequence ATGAACAATCTGAATCGTTGCGACTGGTGTGGGGATGATTTACTCTATGTGCGGTATCATGACGAGGAGTGGGGCGTTCCCGTCTATGACGATCAACTTCTTTTTGCCAAGCTGATTTTGGATGGGGCGCAGGCGGGGTTGAGCTGGATCACGATTCTGCGCAAGCGGGAGAATTATTGGCGGGCGTTCGATAACTTCGACCCGGAGAAGATAGCGCGGTATGACGATAAAAAGGTAGCTGAGTTGATGGGGAATGCCGGCATTGTCCGCAACCGCCTCAAAATCAATGGCGCCATCAAAAACGCGCGCGGGTATCTGGACATCATGGAAACGGAGGGTTCGTTCAGCGACTTCCTGTGGCAGTTTGTGGATGGGAAACCGATACAGAATGAATGGCGCGCGTTGGAGGAATTGCCGGCATTCACCCCCCACGCCACCGCCATGAGCAAAACCCTAAAAAAACGCGGCTTCACCTTCGTTGGCCCAACGATTTGCTACGCCTTCATGCAGGCCGTCGGACTCTGTAATGACCATTTGGTGACGTGTTTCCGCCACGAGGAATGTAAAGTACTGTCGCCATGA